In a genomic window of Cyclopterus lumpus isolate fCycLum1 chromosome 13, fCycLum1.pri, whole genome shotgun sequence:
- the LOC117741847 gene encoding olfactory receptor 11A1-like codes for MKVNSTLSYFILGAYEHVGNLKYLYFMLTAMLYIVIVIVNISLIVVICMNRSLHEPMYLFLCSLFVNELYGSSGLFPFLLVQILSDIHNVSAPLCFLQIFCLYTYGGVELLNLAVMSYDRFLAICYPLQYNTLMTFNKAVVFIAVIWFYSFVKFLITLSLNIRLTFCGNIINSLICSNYLVVKLACSDTQVNNIYGLFGIILTILVPLLPILFSYMRILKICFCGSKQTRQRAVSTCTPHLASLLNFSFGCFFEIIQSRFDMTNVPRLLRIILSLYFLIIQPLLNPIMFGLQMSKIRNTCKRILCYKMFTCRKDTM; via the coding sequence ATGAAGGTAAATTCAACTTTATCTTACTTCATTCTTGGAGCTTATGAGCACGTTGGAAATTTGAAGTACTTGTATTTTATGTTAACTGCAATGTTATACATTGTTATAGTTATTGTCAACATATCTCTTATAGTGGTGATCTGTATGAACAGAAGCTTACATGAACCTATGTAcctttttctctgcagcctGTTTGTAAATGAACTGTATGGTAGTTCAGGGTTGTTTCCATTCCTTCTGGTTCAGATCCTCTCTGACATTCACAATGTTTCTGCTCCACTTTGTTTCCTGCAGATCTTCTGTTTGTACACTTATGGAGGTGTAGAATTGTTAAATTTAGCCGTGATGTCTTATGACAGATTTCTTGCTATCTGTTATCCTCTACAATATAACACACTTATGACTTTTAACAAAGCGGTTGTCTTTATTGCAGTAATatggttttattcttttgtaaaaTTCTTAATTACTTTATCCTTAAACAtccgtttgacattttgtggaaaCATCATAAACAGTCTAATTTGCAGTAACTACCTTGTTGTTAAGTTGGCCTGTTCTGACACTCAAGTGAATAACATTTATGGACTTTTTGGTATTATTCTCACCATTTTAGTTCCTCTGCTTCCAATCCTTTTCTCGTACATGAGGATCCTTAAGATTTGTTTCTGTGGTTCTAAACAGACCAGACAGAGAGCAGTCAGTACCTGCACACCTCACCTCGCTTCCCTGCTCAACTTCTCCTTTGGCTGCTTCTTTGAAATCATTCAGAGTAGATTTGATATGACCAATGTACCCAGACTGCTGCGAATCATCCTCTCACTGTATTTTCTCATCATTCAGCCACTTTTGAATCCCATCATGTTTGGATTGCAAATGTCTAAAATAAGGAATACATGTAAACGTATCCTTTGTTATAAAATGTTCACCTGTCGCAAAGATACGATGTAG
- the LOC117741849 gene encoding olfactory receptor 11A1-like yields MKVNSTLSYFILGAYEHVGNLKYLYFMLTAMLYIVIVIVNISLIVVICMNRSLHEPMYLFLCSLFVNELYGSSGLFPFLLVQILSDIHTVSAPLCFLQIFCLYTYVNIENCNLAVMSYDRFLAICYPLQYNTLMTFNKAVIFIAVIWFYSFVKVFITLSLNIRLTFCGNIINSLICSNYLVVKLACSDIQVNNIYGLFGTVLTILVPLLPILFSYMRILKICFCGSKQTRQRAVSTCTPHLASLLNFSFGCFFEIIQSRFDMTNVPRLLRIILSLYFLIIQPLLNPIMFGLQMSKIRNTCKRILCYKMFTCRKDTM; encoded by the coding sequence ATGAAGGTAAATTCAACTTTATCTTACTTCATTCTTGGAGCTTATGAGCACGTTGGAAATTTGAAGTACTTGTATTTTATGTTAACTGCAATGTTATACATTGTTATAGTTATTGTCAACATATCTCTTATAGTGGTGATCTGTATGAACAGAAGCTTACATGAACCTATGTAcctttttctctgcagcctGTTTGTAAATGAACTGTATGGTAGTTCAGGGTTGTTTCCATTCCTTCTGGTTCAGATCCTCTCTgacattcacactgtttctgCTCCACTTTGTTTCCTGCAGATCTTCTGTTTGTACACTTATGTAAATATAGAGAATTGTAATTTAGCCGTGATGTCTTATGACAGATTTCTTGCTATCTGTTATCCTCTACAATATAACACACTTATGACTTTTAACAAAGCGGTTATCTTTATTGCAGTAATatggttttattcttttgtaaaaGTCTTTATTACTTTATCCTTAAACAtccgtttgacattttgtggaaaCATCATAAACAGTCTAATTTGCAGTAACTACCTTGTTGTTAAGTTGGCCTGTTCTGACATTCAAGTGAATAACATTTATGGACTTTTTGGTACTGTTCTCACCATTTTAGTTCCTCTGCTTCCAATCCTTTTCTCGTACATGAGGATCCTTAAGATTTGTTTCTGTGGTTCTAAACAGACCAGACAGAGAGCAGTCAGTACCTGCACACCTCACCTCGCTTCCCTGCTCAACTTCTCCTTTGGCTGCTTCTTTGAAATCATTCAGAGTAGATTTGATATGACCAATGTACCCAGACTGCTGCGAATCATCCTCTCACTGTATTTTCTCATCATTCAGCCACTTTTGAATCCCATCATGTTTGGATTGCAAATGTCTAAAATAAGGAATACATGTAAACGTATCCTTTGTTATAAAATGTTCACCTGTCGCAAAGATACGATGTAG